The genome window CAGACAGCACCTCGTAGATGGTCCCGGAAAAGCGCGGCATGTAGATGCCGAAGGAGGCGTTGGTCACGCTCTGTGTGAGCATCGACAGCATGACCAGGCCCGGCACGATGAAGGCCGCGTAGTCGACGCCGTCGATGTCGCCGATGCGCGAGCCGATGGCTGCGCCGAAGACGACGAAGTAGAGCATCGTCGACAGCACCGGCGAGGCGATGCTCTGCATCAGGGTGCGGCCGGTGCGCGCCATTTCGAAGCGGTAGATGGCGACCACCGCGCGCAGGTTCAGTTGAAGGTTCATTCGGCGTCTCCGCGGACCAGGCTGACGAAGATTTCCTCCAGCGAGCTCTCCCGGGTGTTCAGATCCCGGAAGGCGATGCCGGCGGCGTCGAGCTTGCGCAGCAGCGCGGCCACGCCGGTCTGCTCGGCGGATGCATCGAAGCGAAAGATCAGCTCCGAGCCGTCCTCTGAGAGCGTCAGGTTCTCCTGCGCCACGGCCTCCGGAATGGTCGGCAGGGGTTCCTGCAGATGCAGGCGCAGCTCGCGCGCGCCCAGCTTGTCCATCAGTGCCCGCGTCTCGTCGACCAGCAGGATGCGGCCGCGGTTGATGATGCCGATGCGGTCGGCCATCTCCTCGGCTTCCTCGATGTAGTGCGTGGTGAGGATCACGGTGACCCCGGTTTCGCGCAGGCCGCGCACCATCTCCCACATATCCCGTCGCAGCTCGACGTCGACACCGGCGGTGGGCTCGTCCAGAAACAATATCTTCGGCTCGTGCGACAGCGCCTTGGCGATCATCAGCCGGCGCTTCATGCCGCCGGAGAGTGTCATCAACTGGCTGTCGCGCTTGTCCCAGAGCGACAGCGCACGCAGGACCTTCTCGAGGTGGGCGTCGTCCCTGGGCTTGCCGAAGAGCCCGCGCGAAAAGCGCACCGCGGCCCATACCGTTTCGAAGGCGTCAGTGGTCAGCTCCTGGGGCACCAGCCCGATGCGGCTGCGCGCGGCTCGGAATTCACGCACCACGTCATGGCCGTCGGCCAGCACGCGGCCACCACTGGGGTTGACCAGCCCGCAGATGATGCTGATCAGCGTGGTCTTGCCGGCACCGTTCGGGCCGAGCAGGGCGAAGATCTCGCCTTCCTCGATGGCGAGATCGATGTCGCGCAGTGCGCGAAACCCAGAAGCGTAGGTCTTGTTCAGACGTTCGACGCTGATGATGCTGGACACGGCTGCTCCCGGCTGGGCGGTATCGGCGGCGCATTGTGCGCCAATGGGCGCGGCAGTGACGACGGCGTCACTGCCACTGCTATCACCTTACCGGCATGGTCGAATGCCGATGCCAGGCTTCGACACGACGCCGCGCAATGCGCTCAGCCCGGAACCAGCAAGAGCTTGCCTTCGGTGTCGCCGCTGCCGAGCATGCGCTGGGCCCGCGCGGCTTCGGCGAGCGGGATACGCGCGCCGACGACCGGCTCGAGCGCGCCGTCGGCGAGCAGCGTGACGAGGTGGCTCAGATCCTCGCGATAGGCCGCCGGCCGGGCGACACGCCAGCTGTCGACGTTGTAGCCGATGGCGCCCTTGACGTCGGTGAGCAGCCGCATGGGTGTGAAGCGCGGCGCGCGCAGCAACGAGGGCAGCGCCGAGCGCAGGCCGACGCGGCCGCCGGAGGCCACGCTCAGCGCGCCGTAGCAGACGAGCGTGCCGGTCGGCTGCAGCAATTCCCAGGAGCGGCGCGATTCGCGCCCGCCGACCGCGTCGAGCACCGCCGCGACACCGCGTCCGTCGGTGAGCGCCTGGACACGCGCCGCGACGTCCTCGCTGCGGTAGTCGACGGGCTCGCCGCCGAGGGCGCGCACGCGCTCGTGCTTGGCGGCCGAGCACAACCCGATGACGCGGATGCCGGCGAGCCGCGCCAGCTCCAGCACGGCGGTGCCGACGCCGCCGGCCGCGGCGTGAATCAGAACCGTGTCGCCGGCCTCCAGGCGCGCCACGCGATGCAGCATCTGCCAGGCGGTCAGATAGTTCAGCACCAGCGCCACGGCCTGCGCCGGGTCCACGGCGGCCGGTACGACCACGCACTGGTCGGCCGGCAGAAGGCGATGCAGCGCGTAACTGCCGTGCACGGTCAGCGCGGCGACCCGTGTGCCGACCGCGAAGGCTTCGGGGACGTCGGGGCCCACCGCCTCGATCTCGCCGACGATGTCGTAGCCGGGCGTGCGCGGCCAGGGCAGCGCGATCGGGTAGACACCCTCGCGGATCATCAGATCGGCGAAGGCGACCC of Algiphilus aromaticivorans DG1253 contains these proteins:
- a CDS encoding ABC transporter ATP-binding protein; this translates as MSSIISVERLNKTYASGFRALRDIDLAIEEGEIFALLGPNGAGKTTLISIICGLVNPSGGRVLADGHDVVREFRAARSRIGLVPQELTTDAFETVWAAVRFSRGLFGKPRDDAHLEKVLRALSLWDKRDSQLMTLSGGMKRRLMIAKALSHEPKILFLDEPTAGVDVELRRDMWEMVRGLRETGVTVILTTHYIEEAEEMADRIGIINRGRILLVDETRALMDKLGARELRLHLQEPLPTIPEAVAQENLTLSEDGSELIFRFDASAEQTGVAALLRKLDAAGIAFRDLNTRESSLEEIFVSLVRGDAE
- a CDS encoding medium chain dehydrogenase/reductase family protein → MTKEERSSRAIVIPRRGGPERLTMQEVSVAPPGPGEVRVRMLAAGVAFADLMIREGVYPIALPWPRTPGYDIVGEIEAVGPDVPEAFAVGTRVAALTVHGSYALHRLLPADQCVVVPAAVDPAQAVALVLNYLTAWQMLHRVARLEAGDTVLIHAAAGGVGTAVLELARLAGIRVIGLCSAAKHERVRALGGEPVDYRSEDVAARVQALTDGRGVAAVLDAVGGRESRRSWELLQPTGTLVCYGALSVASGGRVGLRSALPSLLRAPRFTPMRLLTDVKGAIGYNVDSWRVARPAAYREDLSHLVTLLADGALEPVVGARIPLAEAARAQRMLGSGDTEGKLLLVPG